In the Sarcophilus harrisii chromosome 1, mSarHar1.11, whole genome shotgun sequence genome, one interval contains:
- the MRS2 gene encoding magnesium transporter MRS2 homolog, mitochondrial, translating to MDCLPSLARLLPRAAGRPRRALGALARARAPGSLPAASSLGPPAGVLLRAHSRTGLPRSLRQLCEPQRPGVSGKILRLSTSDASQATLASVAPVFTVTKFDKEGNVSSFERKKTELYQELGLQARDLRFQHLMSITTRNNRIIMRMEYLKAVISPEYLLILDYRNLNWEHWLFRELPLQLAGEGQLVTYSLPFEFRAIEALLQYWINTLQGKLSLLQPLILETLEALVDPKHSSVDRSKLHILLQNGKSLSELETDIKVFKESILEILDEEELMEELCLTKWSDPEVFEKSSTGIDHAEEMELLLENYYRLADDLSNKARELRVLIDDSESIIFINLDSHRNVMMRLNLQLTMGTFSLSLFGLMGVAFGMNLESSLEEDHRVFWLITGIMFMGSGLIWRRLLSFLGRQLEAPLPPVMPSLPKKPLQASGRIEIKNSLRPDGLGSNRNILTNR from the exons ATGGATTGTCTCCCGAGCCTAGCCCGGCTCTTGCCCCGAGCCGCGGGGCGGCCCCGGCGGGCCCTGGGCGCGCTGGCGCGGGCCCGGGCCCCTGGATCCCTCCCCGCCGCTTCCTCCCTCGGGCCCCCGGCGGGAGTGCTGCTCCGCGCACACAGCCGAACGGGGTTGCCCCGCAGTCTCCGGCAGTTGTGTGAGCCCCAGCGGCCCGGCGTATCAG GTAAAATTCTTCGACTCAGTACTTCTGATGCTTCCCAAGCTACCTTAGCTAGTGTAGCACCAGTATTTACTGTG acAAAATTTGACAAGGAAGGAAATGTTTCTTCTTTTG aaagaaagaaaacagaattataCCAGGAATTAGGTCTTCAAGCTCGAGATTTACGATTTCAACACTTAATGAGTATCACAACCAGGAACAATAGGATTATCATGAGAATGGAG tATTTGAAAGCTGTGATCTCTCCTGAGTATCTTCTGATATTAGACTATCGTAATTTAAATTGGGAACATTGGCTCTTTCGGGAACTTCCTTTACAGCTGGCTGGAGAGGGCCAGCTTGTCACTTACTCCTTGCCCTTTGAGTTTAGGGCCATAGAAGCTCTTCTGCAATATTGG ATCAACACCCTTCAGGGGAAACTTAGCCTTTTGCAGCCACTCATCCTTGAGACTCTGGAAGCTTTAGTGGATCCCAAACATTCATCAGTGGACAGAAGCAAACTACACATTTTACTACAAAATGGCAAGAG CTTATCAGAATTAGAAACAGatattaaagttttcaaagagtCCATTTTGGAAATACTAGATGAAGAAGAATTGATGGAAGAACTCTGTCTAACCAAATGGAGTGATCCTGAAGTCTT tgagaAAAGCAGTACTGGAATTGATCATGCAGAAGAGATGGAACTGCTTTTGGAAAACTATTACAGATTAGCTGATGATCTCTCCAATAAAGCTCGGGAGCTCAGGGTATTGATTGATGACTCGGAGAGTATTATTTTCATCAATCTAGACAG CCATCGTAATGTGATGATGAGGTTGAATCTACAGTTGACCATGGGAACcttctctctttcactttttgGATTAATGGGAGTTGCCTTTGGAATGAACTTGGAGTCCTCCCTTGAAGAG GACCACAGAGTGTTTTGGCTGATTACAGGAATCATGTTTATGGGGAGTGGTCTCATCTGGAGGCGCCTGCTTTCCTTCCTTGGTCGACAGCTAGAAGCTCCATTACCGCCTGTG ATGCCCTCCTTACCTAAAAAGCCTCTCCAAGCAAGTGGAAGAATTGAAATCAAGAACAGTCTTAGGCCAGATGGCCTTGGGTCAAACAGAAATATCCTAACAAACCGATAG